Proteins from a genomic interval of Ignavibacteriota bacterium:
- the plsX gene encoding phosphate acyltransferase PlsX, which yields MSENNKCKIIVDAMGGDFTPQNPVIGAIEAIRQNPNIDVYLIGITSEIEKVLKEKNLTFNPSKIIHTNEVITMHDTPTIALKQKKDSSIVKGAELVRDKFAHAFVSAGNTGAMMAASTLIIGRIKGFGRPTIGAQFPTIDKKVCTVYDVGASVDSKPNHLLEYAIMGTIYAKEIDGIKNPSIGLLNVGEEESKGNSVTFEAFEMLKKSKLNFIGNVEGRDILKGKADIIVVDGFIGNILLKFGESFISFLKIRVKKYAENSFANKIKALITKNVFKASLKDMDYENHGGVPLLGVDGISIIGHGSSSPTAIKNMILKANEMFEKDLLNKLKEGKEIYGNL from the coding sequence ATGTCAGAAAATAATAAGTGCAAAATAATTGTTGATGCAATGGGGGGTGATTTTACTCCCCAAAATCCGGTTATTGGTGCTATTGAGGCAATTCGGCAAAATCCTAACATTGATGTTTATCTTATTGGAATTACGTCTGAAATTGAAAAAGTGCTGAAGGAGAAAAATCTAACTTTTAATCCTTCAAAAATTATTCATACAAATGAAGTAATTACGATGCACGATACTCCGACTATCGCGCTGAAACAGAAAAAAGATTCATCAATTGTAAAAGGCGCTGAATTGGTGAGAGATAAATTTGCTCACGCATTTGTTAGCGCCGGAAATACCGGGGCGATGATGGCGGCTTCAACGCTTATTATTGGCAGAATTAAAGGCTTTGGAAGACCGACGATAGGAGCTCAATTTCCTACGATTGATAAAAAAGTTTGTACGGTTTATGATGTTGGCGCAAGCGTTGACAGCAAACCAAATCATTTACTCGAATACGCGATAATGGGAACTATTTACGCAAAAGAAATTGACGGTATAAAAAATCCATCAATAGGGCTGTTAAATGTTGGGGAAGAAGAATCCAAAGGAAATTCTGTTACATTTGAGGCTTTTGAAATGCTCAAAAAATCAAAGTTGAATTTCATTGGTAATGTTGAGGGCAGAGATATTTTAAAAGGTAAAGCTGATATTATTGTTGTCGATGGATTTATCGGAAATATATTATTGAAGTTTGGCGAAAGTTTTATTTCCTTTTTAAAGATAAGAGTAAAGAAATATGCCGAAAATTCTTTTGCAAATAAAATTAAAGCATTAATTACTAAAAACGTATTTAAAGCTTCCTTAAAAGATATGGATTATGAAAACCATGGCGGAGTTCCGTTATTAGGTGTTGACGGAATCAGTATTATTGGTCATGGATCAAGTTCTCCTACGGCAATAAAAAATATGATTTTAAAAGCTAACGAAATGTTTGAAAAAGATTTATTAAATAAATTAAAGGAGGGCAAGGAAATTTATGGAAACCTCTAA
- the rpmF gene encoding 50S ribosomal protein L32, whose product MPHPKRKLSKSRRDKRRTHYKATASSLSTCSNCGEIKLSHRACPSCGYYAGRSLFVPES is encoded by the coding sequence ATGCCGCACCCGAAAAGAAAACTATCGAAAAGTAGAAGGGATAAAAGAAGAACACATTATAAAGCTACCGCTTCTTCCTTAAGTACCTGCTCAAATTGTGGTGAAATTAAACTAAGTCACCGTGCTTGCCCAAGCTGTGGTTATTATGCTGGTCGTTCTTTATTTGTGCCAGAATCATAA
- a CDS encoding DUF177 domain-containing protein, whose amino-acid sequence MIIKITNYPVGVHKVEFEKSVSELKLGEPFVDKLNLDCTMDKSVHQIILNCNLSIFAQFNCDRCNSEYKTQLKSIFSLVYLFEKKELTDNANVYFISAKEDKIDITNDVIDYANLTIPLKKLCSEDCKGLCYRCGTNLNTGSCNCKIEKTEPEWEPLLKLKDKLN is encoded by the coding sequence ATGATAATAAAAATCACCAATTATCCAGTCGGCGTTCACAAAGTAGAATTCGAAAAATCGGTAAGTGAACTCAAACTTGGTGAACCGTTCGTTGATAAATTGAATTTGGACTGCACTATGGATAAATCAGTGCATCAAATTATTTTGAATTGTAATTTAAGTATTTTTGCGCAATTTAATTGCGATAGATGCAATTCAGAATATAAAACCCAGTTAAAATCAATTTTTTCTTTGGTTTATTTATTTGAGAAAAAAGAATTAACTGATAATGCGAATGTTTATTTTATTTCCGCAAAAGAAGATAAAATAGATATAACTAATGATGTGATTGATTATGCGAATCTAACTATTCCTCTAAAAAAATTGTGTTCAGAGGATTGTAAAGGTTTATGTTATAGATGCGGAACAAATTTAAACACTGGAAGCTGTAATTGTAAAATTGAAAAAACGGAACCCGAATGGGAACCGCTGCTGAAATTAAAAGATAAATTAAATTAA